A section of the Choristoneura fumiferana chromosome 5, NRCan_CFum_1, whole genome shotgun sequence genome encodes:
- the Ect3 gene encoding ectoderm-expressed 3 isoform X1, which translates to MRVRGCWVVFQAVVACSLILELVQAQGPSLQPSVVQVRSPERRRSVVESAKMHNISIVGDSFMIDGQPLHILSGSLHYFRVPAVYWKDRLHKLKAAGLNSVATYVEWSFHETEERQYSFEGDRDLAAFVRLAAEEGLHVLLRPGPYICAERDLGGLPYWLLGKYPNIRLRSTDSDFMHETTVWLEKLFEQVAPLLFGNGGPIILVQVENEYGSYGTDMAYKTQLRDIIKGHVGDNALLYTTDGTYTYMITGGAIPGTLTTIDFGATGDALKMFEDLRKYMPQGPLMNSEFYPGWLTHWGETLQTVSTDVVVHTLTDMMNHTINFNIYVFFGGSNFEFTAGANYNSVYLPDITSYDYDAPLSEAGDPTPKYLAIRDAIAKFNPDVLNIDLPTASNKGAYGTIKVTPRLGLLSPQGRSDLGKRYADVSGSKLPTFEALRQRAGYVLYETAVGAASGLLSIKRPRDRIYVYVDGKYEGVLSRTTKIFSLPLITKANSVLSLLVENQGRINYGPYLHDFKGILSEVKYDSKVLNGTWSITGFPLEKVKINTATNNETENLSIAEGPVLYESHFTIPDSQPLDTFLDPTGWGKGFIWVNGYNLGRYWPGTGPQVTLYLPGCWLLPPPTQNHLQILELEEAPTSLTLNSIDYPILDRNP; encoded by the exons ATGCGCGTGCGAGGGTGCTGGGTAGTATTCCAGGCGGTGGTCGCCTGCTCTTTGATTTTGGAGCTGGTGCAAGCCCAGGGTCCGTCTTTGCAGCCCTCAGTCGTCCAAGTGAGAAGCCCAGAAAGACGTCGTTCAGTGGTAGAG TCTGCTAAAATGCACAACATTAGCATCGTGGGTGACAGCTTTATGATCGATGGACAGCCACTTCACATATTATCGGGATCTCTCCACTACTTCAGGGTACCTGCCGTCTATTGGAAGGATCGCTTGCACAAACTTAAAGCAGCTGGACTTAACTCTGTGGCAAC ATATGTTGAATGGAGTTTTCATGAGACGGAAGAGAGGCAGTACTCGTTCGAAGGCGATCGGGACTTGGCTGCTTTTGTGCGACTCGCTGCTGAGGAAGGCTTGCACGTATTGCTGAGACCCGGGCCGTATATTTGTGCTGAAAGAGACCTT ggAGGATTGCCATATTGGCTTTTAGGAAAGTACCCTAACATACGCCTGAGATCTACAGATTCAG ATTTCATGCATGAGACGACTGTATGGCTAGAGAAACTGTTTGAGCAAGTCGCTCCTTTATTGTTCGGAAATGGTGGCCCCATCATCTTGGTTCAG GTAGAGAATGAATACGGCAGCTACGGTACGGACATGGCGTACAAGACGCAACTTCGTGACATTATAAAGGGCCATGTGGGCGACAATGCCCTCTTGTACACCACCGATGGCACCTACACCTACATGATCACCGGCGGGGCCATACCAGGCACTCTCACCACTATCGACTTCGGTGCAA CTGGTGACGCGCTGAAAATGTTCGAAGACTTGCGGAAATATATGCCGCAAGGGCCTTTGATGAATTCCGAGTTCTACCCCGGCTGGCTGACGCACTGGGGCGAGACCCTGCAGACGGTCAGCACGGACGTCGTCGTCCACACTCTGACAGACATGATGAACCACACCATAAACTTTAACATTTACGTTTTCTTCGGAGGGAGCAACTTTGAATTCACTGCTG GCGCAAACTATAACTCGGTATACCTCCCTGACATCACTTCGTACGACTACGATGCTCCCCTAAGCGAAGCTGGTGATCCCACTCCTAAATACTTGGCAATACGTGATGCTATAGCGAAG TTCAATCCAGATGTGTTGAACATAGATCTTCCGACGGCTTCCAATAAAGGGGCTTACGGAACAATAAAAGTAACCCCTCGCCTTGGACTATTATCACCACAAGGTCGGTCAGATTTAGGCAAAAGGTATGCAGATGTGTCGGGGTCCAAGCTGCCCACGTTTGAAGCGCTGCGCCAACGAGCTGGGTATGTGCTCTACGAGACTGCAGTCGGCGCGGCGAGCGGGCTACTCAGTATCAAGCGACCGCGGGATCggatttatgtttatgttgatGGT aaatatgaaGGCGTATTGAGCAGGACAACCAAAATTTTTTCACTGCCTTTAATTACAAAGGCTAATTCAGTTTTATCATTGCTCGTTGAAAACCAAGGTCGAATCAATTACGGACCGTACCTGCACGATTTCAAG GGAATCCTTAGCGAAGTAAAATACGATAGCAAAGTGCTAAACGGGACATGGTCAATTACCGGATTTCCCCTAGAAAAAGTTAAAATCAACACAGCAACTAACAAtgaaactgaaaatttgagtatAGCGGAGGGACCGGTGCTATACGAAAGCCACTTCACTATTCCAGACTCTCAACCTTTAGATACATTTTTGGACCCCACTGGTTGGggaaag GGCTTTATTTGGGTGAATGGATACAACCTCGGCAGGTACTGGCCCGGTACGGGGCCGCAGGTGACCCTGTACTTGCCCGGCTGCTGGCTGCTTCCGCCGCCGACGCAGAACCACCTCCAAATCCTCGAGCTGGAGGAAGCCCCTACTTCACTAACTCTCAACTCCATCGACTACCCTATACTAGACAGAAATCCTTAG
- the Ect3 gene encoding ectoderm-expressed 3 isoform X2: MRVRGCWVVFQAVVACSLILELVQAQGPSLQPSVVQSAKMHNISIVGDSFMIDGQPLHILSGSLHYFRVPAVYWKDRLHKLKAAGLNSVATYVEWSFHETEERQYSFEGDRDLAAFVRLAAEEGLHVLLRPGPYICAERDLGGLPYWLLGKYPNIRLRSTDSDFMHETTVWLEKLFEQVAPLLFGNGGPIILVQVENEYGSYGTDMAYKTQLRDIIKGHVGDNALLYTTDGTYTYMITGGAIPGTLTTIDFGATGDALKMFEDLRKYMPQGPLMNSEFYPGWLTHWGETLQTVSTDVVVHTLTDMMNHTINFNIYVFFGGSNFEFTAGANYNSVYLPDITSYDYDAPLSEAGDPTPKYLAIRDAIAKFNPDVLNIDLPTASNKGAYGTIKVTPRLGLLSPQGRSDLGKRYADVSGSKLPTFEALRQRAGYVLYETAVGAASGLLSIKRPRDRIYVYVDGKYEGVLSRTTKIFSLPLITKANSVLSLLVENQGRINYGPYLHDFKGILSEVKYDSKVLNGTWSITGFPLEKVKINTATNNETENLSIAEGPVLYESHFTIPDSQPLDTFLDPTGWGKGFIWVNGYNLGRYWPGTGPQVTLYLPGCWLLPPPTQNHLQILELEEAPTSLTLNSIDYPILDRNP; encoded by the exons ATGCGCGTGCGAGGGTGCTGGGTAGTATTCCAGGCGGTGGTCGCCTGCTCTTTGATTTTGGAGCTGGTGCAAGCCCAGGGTCCGTCTTTGCAGCCCTCAGTCGTCCAA TCTGCTAAAATGCACAACATTAGCATCGTGGGTGACAGCTTTATGATCGATGGACAGCCACTTCACATATTATCGGGATCTCTCCACTACTTCAGGGTACCTGCCGTCTATTGGAAGGATCGCTTGCACAAACTTAAAGCAGCTGGACTTAACTCTGTGGCAAC ATATGTTGAATGGAGTTTTCATGAGACGGAAGAGAGGCAGTACTCGTTCGAAGGCGATCGGGACTTGGCTGCTTTTGTGCGACTCGCTGCTGAGGAAGGCTTGCACGTATTGCTGAGACCCGGGCCGTATATTTGTGCTGAAAGAGACCTT ggAGGATTGCCATATTGGCTTTTAGGAAAGTACCCTAACATACGCCTGAGATCTACAGATTCAG ATTTCATGCATGAGACGACTGTATGGCTAGAGAAACTGTTTGAGCAAGTCGCTCCTTTATTGTTCGGAAATGGTGGCCCCATCATCTTGGTTCAG GTAGAGAATGAATACGGCAGCTACGGTACGGACATGGCGTACAAGACGCAACTTCGTGACATTATAAAGGGCCATGTGGGCGACAATGCCCTCTTGTACACCACCGATGGCACCTACACCTACATGATCACCGGCGGGGCCATACCAGGCACTCTCACCACTATCGACTTCGGTGCAA CTGGTGACGCGCTGAAAATGTTCGAAGACTTGCGGAAATATATGCCGCAAGGGCCTTTGATGAATTCCGAGTTCTACCCCGGCTGGCTGACGCACTGGGGCGAGACCCTGCAGACGGTCAGCACGGACGTCGTCGTCCACACTCTGACAGACATGATGAACCACACCATAAACTTTAACATTTACGTTTTCTTCGGAGGGAGCAACTTTGAATTCACTGCTG GCGCAAACTATAACTCGGTATACCTCCCTGACATCACTTCGTACGACTACGATGCTCCCCTAAGCGAAGCTGGTGATCCCACTCCTAAATACTTGGCAATACGTGATGCTATAGCGAAG TTCAATCCAGATGTGTTGAACATAGATCTTCCGACGGCTTCCAATAAAGGGGCTTACGGAACAATAAAAGTAACCCCTCGCCTTGGACTATTATCACCACAAGGTCGGTCAGATTTAGGCAAAAGGTATGCAGATGTGTCGGGGTCCAAGCTGCCCACGTTTGAAGCGCTGCGCCAACGAGCTGGGTATGTGCTCTACGAGACTGCAGTCGGCGCGGCGAGCGGGCTACTCAGTATCAAGCGACCGCGGGATCggatttatgtttatgttgatGGT aaatatgaaGGCGTATTGAGCAGGACAACCAAAATTTTTTCACTGCCTTTAATTACAAAGGCTAATTCAGTTTTATCATTGCTCGTTGAAAACCAAGGTCGAATCAATTACGGACCGTACCTGCACGATTTCAAG GGAATCCTTAGCGAAGTAAAATACGATAGCAAAGTGCTAAACGGGACATGGTCAATTACCGGATTTCCCCTAGAAAAAGTTAAAATCAACACAGCAACTAACAAtgaaactgaaaatttgagtatAGCGGAGGGACCGGTGCTATACGAAAGCCACTTCACTATTCCAGACTCTCAACCTTTAGATACATTTTTGGACCCCACTGGTTGGggaaag GGCTTTATTTGGGTGAATGGATACAACCTCGGCAGGTACTGGCCCGGTACGGGGCCGCAGGTGACCCTGTACTTGCCCGGCTGCTGGCTGCTTCCGCCGCCGACGCAGAACCACCTCCAAATCCTCGAGCTGGAGGAAGCCCCTACTTCACTAACTCTCAACTCCATCGACTACCCTATACTAGACAGAAATCCTTAG
- the Ect3 gene encoding ectoderm-expressed 3 isoform X3: protein MHNISIVGDSFMIDGQPLHILSGSLHYFRVPAVYWKDRLHKLKAAGLNSVATYVEWSFHETEERQYSFEGDRDLAAFVRLAAEEGLHVLLRPGPYICAERDLGGLPYWLLGKYPNIRLRSTDSDFMHETTVWLEKLFEQVAPLLFGNGGPIILVQVENEYGSYGTDMAYKTQLRDIIKGHVGDNALLYTTDGTYTYMITGGAIPGTLTTIDFGATGDALKMFEDLRKYMPQGPLMNSEFYPGWLTHWGETLQTVSTDVVVHTLTDMMNHTINFNIYVFFGGSNFEFTAGANYNSVYLPDITSYDYDAPLSEAGDPTPKYLAIRDAIAKFNPDVLNIDLPTASNKGAYGTIKVTPRLGLLSPQGRSDLGKRYADVSGSKLPTFEALRQRAGYVLYETAVGAASGLLSIKRPRDRIYVYVDGKYEGVLSRTTKIFSLPLITKANSVLSLLVENQGRINYGPYLHDFKGILSEVKYDSKVLNGTWSITGFPLEKVKINTATNNETENLSIAEGPVLYESHFTIPDSQPLDTFLDPTGWGKGFIWVNGYNLGRYWPGTGPQVTLYLPGCWLLPPPTQNHLQILELEEAPTSLTLNSIDYPILDRNP, encoded by the exons ATGCACAACATTAGCATCGTGGGTGACAGCTTTATGATCGATGGACAGCCACTTCACATATTATCGGGATCTCTCCACTACTTCAGGGTACCTGCCGTCTATTGGAAGGATCGCTTGCACAAACTTAAAGCAGCTGGACTTAACTCTGTGGCAAC ATATGTTGAATGGAGTTTTCATGAGACGGAAGAGAGGCAGTACTCGTTCGAAGGCGATCGGGACTTGGCTGCTTTTGTGCGACTCGCTGCTGAGGAAGGCTTGCACGTATTGCTGAGACCCGGGCCGTATATTTGTGCTGAAAGAGACCTT ggAGGATTGCCATATTGGCTTTTAGGAAAGTACCCTAACATACGCCTGAGATCTACAGATTCAG ATTTCATGCATGAGACGACTGTATGGCTAGAGAAACTGTTTGAGCAAGTCGCTCCTTTATTGTTCGGAAATGGTGGCCCCATCATCTTGGTTCAG GTAGAGAATGAATACGGCAGCTACGGTACGGACATGGCGTACAAGACGCAACTTCGTGACATTATAAAGGGCCATGTGGGCGACAATGCCCTCTTGTACACCACCGATGGCACCTACACCTACATGATCACCGGCGGGGCCATACCAGGCACTCTCACCACTATCGACTTCGGTGCAA CTGGTGACGCGCTGAAAATGTTCGAAGACTTGCGGAAATATATGCCGCAAGGGCCTTTGATGAATTCCGAGTTCTACCCCGGCTGGCTGACGCACTGGGGCGAGACCCTGCAGACGGTCAGCACGGACGTCGTCGTCCACACTCTGACAGACATGATGAACCACACCATAAACTTTAACATTTACGTTTTCTTCGGAGGGAGCAACTTTGAATTCACTGCTG GCGCAAACTATAACTCGGTATACCTCCCTGACATCACTTCGTACGACTACGATGCTCCCCTAAGCGAAGCTGGTGATCCCACTCCTAAATACTTGGCAATACGTGATGCTATAGCGAAG TTCAATCCAGATGTGTTGAACATAGATCTTCCGACGGCTTCCAATAAAGGGGCTTACGGAACAATAAAAGTAACCCCTCGCCTTGGACTATTATCACCACAAGGTCGGTCAGATTTAGGCAAAAGGTATGCAGATGTGTCGGGGTCCAAGCTGCCCACGTTTGAAGCGCTGCGCCAACGAGCTGGGTATGTGCTCTACGAGACTGCAGTCGGCGCGGCGAGCGGGCTACTCAGTATCAAGCGACCGCGGGATCggatttatgtttatgttgatGGT aaatatgaaGGCGTATTGAGCAGGACAACCAAAATTTTTTCACTGCCTTTAATTACAAAGGCTAATTCAGTTTTATCATTGCTCGTTGAAAACCAAGGTCGAATCAATTACGGACCGTACCTGCACGATTTCAAG GGAATCCTTAGCGAAGTAAAATACGATAGCAAAGTGCTAAACGGGACATGGTCAATTACCGGATTTCCCCTAGAAAAAGTTAAAATCAACACAGCAACTAACAAtgaaactgaaaatttgagtatAGCGGAGGGACCGGTGCTATACGAAAGCCACTTCACTATTCCAGACTCTCAACCTTTAGATACATTTTTGGACCCCACTGGTTGGggaaag GGCTTTATTTGGGTGAATGGATACAACCTCGGCAGGTACTGGCCCGGTACGGGGCCGCAGGTGACCCTGTACTTGCCCGGCTGCTGGCTGCTTCCGCCGCCGACGCAGAACCACCTCCAAATCCTCGAGCTGGAGGAAGCCCCTACTTCACTAACTCTCAACTCCATCGACTACCCTATACTAGACAGAAATCCTTAG
- the LOC141427805 gene encoding carboxypeptidase A4-like isoform X1, producing MARRLALLTMLACAVATYRPPPYTSDVSESESLDPFAVWDDTEESFEATPLPRPRIPKPTKVRLIKVPKVNTTVKNTISADKKKIMKTTTINIESHTNIVVTKRPPVKASKKPNFGPGVQYQWVAGSVAAADRVPDTRQPPVSTRRPSAVKRRPTARPIRRTVKPTKPVQNKKTACPPKSSGWLSSFFVDGKVKKTPKKPAKPDWFGGILSTIYKWIWNRKSSWFGDGGWYEKSKRKKDTATTPTTTSAPLTTSTSNWFQTLLDSEEDDGANIVNEKKKPAKKSLKKTYKGFQLLRAFLDAQWKVREMLDLQEEGQGSGMIWWTQPSLNGSTDLLVPPDLLVDVKDYMKSSKIVFDVVIRDLQKAISYENPRLSKKQRLELEQLRGHPMTWRRYHRYADILRYLEYLQHLHSDLVELVPLGRSSEGLPLVAVKVSFPSSETEIKGSNSKDPKKKWQLRSRMKPAVWLEAGVHAREWIAPAVASWILHALVEGENGSGADYEVLKQADFYIMPVLNPDGYEHSHTHDRLWRKTRSRLQDQSDDYYVGWFPWNWGRTECVGTDADRNWDFHWGEQDSSRDPCADTYAGPHPFSEPETRAVSDFLAEHRGHIKVYLSLHAYSQAWLVPSSQAYAQFADDGVLMEMGKLATAALADMYGTKYQVGTAAEIRQPASGMSHDWAKARAGIKFSYHVNLRDSYGPYGFLLPGSQIVSTARETWQAVKAIVDNLSPGP from the exons ATGGCGCGTCGCCTGGCGCTGCTTACGATGCTGGCGTGCGCGGTCGCCACTTACCGCCCTCCGCCCTATACGTCCGATGTCTCCGAATCAGAATCATTAGACCCATTTGCCGTATGGGACGACACTGAGGAGTCGTTTGAAGCAACTCCTTTACCGCGTCCGCGCATCCCGAAACCGACCAAAGTGAGACTTATTAAAGTACCCAAAGTGAACACGACTGTGAAAAATACTATTAGTGcggataagaaaaaaataatgaagacaACGACAATTAACATTGAAAGTCACACTAACATTGTAGTGACAAAGCGGCCACCAGTTAAAGCCAGTAAAAAGCCCAATTTCGGGCCCGGAGTGCAATACCAATGGGTAGCTGGTTCAGTGGCTGCTGCCGATCGCGTTCCTGACACTCGACAGCCTCCAGTAAGCACCAGAAGGCCGTCGGCTGTGAAGCGCCGGCCGACCGCTCGTCCTATCCGACGAACAGTGAAACCAACCAAACCAGTACAGAATAAGAAAACAGCTTGCCCTCCCAAGAGTTCTGGGTGGTTATCCTCATTTTTTGTGGATGGAAAAGTCAAGAAAACACCTAAAAAACCAGCAAAACCAGATTGGTTTGGAG GTATTCTTTCTACCATATACAAATGGATTTGGAATCGAAAGTCGTCTTGGTTTGGAGATGGGGGATGGTACGAAAAATCTAAACGGAAAAAGGATACCGCCACAACACCCACTACCACCAGTGCTCCCTTAACCACTTCGACCAGTAATTGGTTCCAGACTTTACTGGACTCAGAGGAAGACGATGGCGCTAACATTGTCAATgaga AGAAAAAGCCAGCTAAGAAATCTTTGAAGAAAACTTACAAAGGATTCCAGCTGCTAAGGGCGTTTCTCGATGCGCAGTGGAAGGTGCGCGAAATGTTGGACCTCCAGGAAGAAGGCCAGGGCTCCGGCATGATATGGTGGACGCAGCCGTCTCTCAATGGCTCAACTGACCTTCTGGTGCCTCCTGATCTATTAGTCGATGTCAAAGACTACATGAAATCTTCAAAAATTGTTTTCGATGTAGTCATTCGGGATTTACAG AAAGCCATATCgtatgaaaaccctcgactttccAAGAAGCAAAGGCTAGAATTAGAACAGCTGCGTGGGCACCCGATGACCTGGCGGCGTTACCATCGCTACGCTGACATACTCCGCTACTTGGAGTACCTTCAGCACTTACACTCTGATTTAGTAGAATTGGTACCGCTGGGGCGCTCATCCGAAGGACTTCCTCTAGTGGCTGTAAAG GTTTCTTTTCCATCAAGTGAAACGGAAATAAAAGGATCGAACTCAAAGGATCCGAAAAAGAAGTGGCAGCTGCGCTCGCGCATGAAGCCGGCGGTATGGCTGGAGGCGGGGGTGCATGCGCGCGAGTGGATCGCTCCTGCCGTCGCTTCCTGGATACTGCACGCTCTCGTTGAAGGAGAAAACGGTTCAG GTGCGGATTATGAGGTGTTAAAGCAAGCCGACTTCTATATAATGCCAGTGCTAAACCCGGATGGCTACGAGCATTCCCACACCCATGACCGGCTCTGGAGGAAAACTCGTTCCCGCCTGCAGGACCAATCTGATGACTATTATGTTGGGTG GTTCCCGTGGAACTGGGGTCGAACGGAGTGCGTGGGCACCGACGCCGACCGCAACTGGGACTTCCACTGGGGCGAGCAGGACTCGTCGCGGGACCCCTGCGCTGACACCTACGCTGGCCCGCACCCCTTTAGCGAACCCGAGACTAGAGCCGTCTCCGATTTCCTGGCTGAACATCGGGGGCACATCAAG GTTTACCTGTCCTTGCACGCGTATTCTCAAGCGTGGCTGGTGCCTAGCTCGCAAGCGTACGCGCAGTTTGCCGACGATGGCGTGCTTATGGAAATGGGCAAGCTTGCGACCGCAGCGCTTGCTGACATGTACGGAACTAAATACCAG GTTGGGACAGCTGCTGAAATCAGACAGCCGGCCTCCGGAATGTCCCACGATTGGGCCAAGGCACGCGCGGGCATAAAGTTTTCCTACCACGTCAACCTGCGCGACTCCTACGGCCCCTACGGCTTCCTGCTGCCAGGGTCGCAGATCGTCTCCACCGCACGTGAAACCTGGCAAGCCGTCAAAGCCATTGTGGACAATTTAAGCCCGGGTCCATGA
- the LOC141427805 gene encoding carboxypeptidase B-like isoform X2 has protein sequence MALTLSMRVKKKPAKKSLKKTYKGFQLLRAFLDAQWKVREMLDLQEEGQGSGMIWWTQPSLNGSTDLLVPPDLLVDVKDYMKSSKIVFDVVIRDLQKAISYENPRLSKKQRLELEQLRGHPMTWRRYHRYADILRYLEYLQHLHSDLVELVPLGRSSEGLPLVAVKVSFPSSETEIKGSNSKDPKKKWQLRSRMKPAVWLEAGVHAREWIAPAVASWILHALVEGENGSGADYEVLKQADFYIMPVLNPDGYEHSHTHDRLWRKTRSRLQDQSDDYYVGWFPWNWGRTECVGTDADRNWDFHWGEQDSSRDPCADTYAGPHPFSEPETRAVSDFLAEHRGHIKVYLSLHAYSQAWLVPSSQAYAQFADDGVLMEMGKLATAALADMYGTKYQVGTAAEIRQPASGMSHDWAKARAGIKFSYHVNLRDSYGPYGFLLPGSQIVSTARETWQAVKAIVDNLSPGP, from the exons ATGGCGCTAACATTGTCAATgagagtaa AGAAAAAGCCAGCTAAGAAATCTTTGAAGAAAACTTACAAAGGATTCCAGCTGCTAAGGGCGTTTCTCGATGCGCAGTGGAAGGTGCGCGAAATGTTGGACCTCCAGGAAGAAGGCCAGGGCTCCGGCATGATATGGTGGACGCAGCCGTCTCTCAATGGCTCAACTGACCTTCTGGTGCCTCCTGATCTATTAGTCGATGTCAAAGACTACATGAAATCTTCAAAAATTGTTTTCGATGTAGTCATTCGGGATTTACAG AAAGCCATATCgtatgaaaaccctcgactttccAAGAAGCAAAGGCTAGAATTAGAACAGCTGCGTGGGCACCCGATGACCTGGCGGCGTTACCATCGCTACGCTGACATACTCCGCTACTTGGAGTACCTTCAGCACTTACACTCTGATTTAGTAGAATTGGTACCGCTGGGGCGCTCATCCGAAGGACTTCCTCTAGTGGCTGTAAAG GTTTCTTTTCCATCAAGTGAAACGGAAATAAAAGGATCGAACTCAAAGGATCCGAAAAAGAAGTGGCAGCTGCGCTCGCGCATGAAGCCGGCGGTATGGCTGGAGGCGGGGGTGCATGCGCGCGAGTGGATCGCTCCTGCCGTCGCTTCCTGGATACTGCACGCTCTCGTTGAAGGAGAAAACGGTTCAG GTGCGGATTATGAGGTGTTAAAGCAAGCCGACTTCTATATAATGCCAGTGCTAAACCCGGATGGCTACGAGCATTCCCACACCCATGACCGGCTCTGGAGGAAAACTCGTTCCCGCCTGCAGGACCAATCTGATGACTATTATGTTGGGTG GTTCCCGTGGAACTGGGGTCGAACGGAGTGCGTGGGCACCGACGCCGACCGCAACTGGGACTTCCACTGGGGCGAGCAGGACTCGTCGCGGGACCCCTGCGCTGACACCTACGCTGGCCCGCACCCCTTTAGCGAACCCGAGACTAGAGCCGTCTCCGATTTCCTGGCTGAACATCGGGGGCACATCAAG GTTTACCTGTCCTTGCACGCGTATTCTCAAGCGTGGCTGGTGCCTAGCTCGCAAGCGTACGCGCAGTTTGCCGACGATGGCGTGCTTATGGAAATGGGCAAGCTTGCGACCGCAGCGCTTGCTGACATGTACGGAACTAAATACCAG GTTGGGACAGCTGCTGAAATCAGACAGCCGGCCTCCGGAATGTCCCACGATTGGGCCAAGGCACGCGCGGGCATAAAGTTTTCCTACCACGTCAACCTGCGCGACTCCTACGGCCCCTACGGCTTCCTGCTGCCAGGGTCGCAGATCGTCTCCACCGCACGTGAAACCTGGCAAGCCGTCAAAGCCATTGTGGACAATTTAAGCCCGGGTCCATGA
- the LOC141427806 gene encoding uncharacterized protein gives MTSTEIESSVKIPTNIEINPNEFDVAVSAMIIGLGGEKYLDIFRTQNIGQSTLIELSDEDLIKFGIDDQEIRTKILEEVKNLPLYQEIKACQLQPHLGPLEIVDVLEESSQHLYRIYLSMLANTLTIKKTKKVADCFLHKDRSASDIALATLSEMTTILNSMDIALHTQFKSLTKESNNTKKKKVIVGTVGSIAIVVLAVLFAQSIKHLKQ, from the exons ATGACGAGTACTGAAATAGAAAGTTCCGTGAAAATACCGACTAACATCGAAATAAACCCAAATGAGTTTGATGTCGCTGTAAGTGCAATGATCATAGGCTTAGGCGGTGAGAAATATCTTGATATATTTCG AACTCAAAATATTGGGCAGTCAACATTAATAGAACTGAGCGACGAAGATCTGATCAAGTTTGGAATAGACGATCAAGAAATTAGAACAAAAATATTAGAGGAAGTAAAGAATTTGCCTCTTTATCAAGAAATAAAAGC ATGCCAGTTACAGCCACATTTAGGTCCATTAGAAATAGTAGATGTTCTTGAAGAGAGCTCCCAACATCTATATAGAATTTACCTCAGTATGTTAGCCAATACACTTACAATCAAGAAGACTAAAAAAGTGGCAGATTGCTTTCTCCACAAAGATAGGTCTGCTTCTGACATAGCCCTTGCTACCCTCAGTGAAATGACAACAATTCTAAACTCTATGGATATAGCACTTCATACACAATTTAAg AGTTTGACAAAGGAATCCAATAacacaaagaaaaagaaagttaTAGTGGGAACTGTTGGTAGCATAGCCATTGTTGTACTAGCTGTTTTGTTTGCTCAGTCTATCAAGCATCTTAAACAATAA